The following are encoded together in the Bacteroidales bacterium MB20-C3-3 genome:
- the rplV gene encoding 50S ribosomal protein L22: MGARKREAAERHKEIRKQTAFAKLNDVPTSPRKMRLVADIIRGVEVNRALDILKYTKKEASIRLEKLLRSAIANWEAKNEADRKELENGNICVQSIMVGQGRSLKRIRTAPQGRAARIRKRSNHVTIVLGKKKSKTVKEEQ, translated from the coding sequence ATGGGAGCTAGAAAAAGAGAAGCAGCCGAAAGGCATAAAGAAATAAGGAAGCAGACAGCTTTTGCCAAGCTGAATGATGTTCCTACCTCACCAAGGAAGATGCGCCTCGTGGCAGACATCATCAGAGGTGTAGAGGTAAACCGCGCCTTGGATATACTTAAGTATACCAAGAAGGAGGCATCAATTCGTTTAGAGAAACTTCTTCGTTCTGCAATTGCAAACTGGGAGGCTAAAAACGAAGCAGACCGCAAGGAACTGGAAAATGGAAACATTTGCGTTCAATCTATTATGGTTGGGCAAGGTCGTTCTCTTAAAAGAATCAGAACTGCACCTCAGGGTCGTGCAGCAAGGATTCGTAAGCGTTCAAACCATGTTACCATTGTACTTGGAAAGAAGAAAAGTAAAACCGTAAAAGAGGAGCAATAA
- a CDS encoding mannose-1-phosphate guanylyltransferase, which yields MNKNNYCIIMAGGIGSRFWPVSRNSKPKQFLDILGVGKSFLQQTYERFSKIIDKENIVIVTSSLYKEIVFEQLPGINPENVLLEPYRRNTAPCIAYATYKLLDRNPDATVVVAPSDHLIVNDDEFLGTIKNAIEYASGHNVLLTLGINPSRAETAYGYIQVNKSSKLDIAGNRAYLVKTFTEKPSEELAEVFVKSGEFLWNSGIFVWNLQTIKAELEVHQKGISSMFSKGKGTYYTPAEQEFIKSVYEDCTSISIDYGIMEKTEKAIVYPVSFGWSDLGTWDALYSEAAKDNFGNHIVGDETMVSDVKECIVVTQEKNKLVVLKGLDGYMVINTDDVLLICPRDEAAFKGILTDLPLNEFMKYQ from the coding sequence ATGAACAAGAATAATTATTGCATTATAATGGCCGGTGGAATCGGCAGCAGGTTCTGGCCTGTAAGCAGGAACTCAAAACCTAAACAATTTCTTGATATTCTGGGCGTAGGAAAGTCTTTTCTGCAGCAAACCTATGAGAGATTTTCTAAAATAATAGACAAGGAAAATATTGTAATTGTAACATCCTCTCTTTATAAGGAGATTGTATTTGAACAATTACCCGGGATAAATCCGGAGAATGTTTTGCTTGAGCCTTACCGTAGAAATACAGCACCATGTATTGCTTATGCGACATATAAACTACTGGATAGAAATCCTGATGCAACTGTAGTTGTTGCCCCCAGTGACCATTTAATAGTTAATGATGATGAGTTTCTTGGAACTATAAAAAATGCAATCGAGTACGCAAGTGGACATAATGTGCTTCTTACACTGGGGATTAATCCATCAAGAGCAGAAACAGCTTATGGCTATATACAGGTAAATAAGTCTTCTAAACTTGATATTGCAGGCAACAGAGCATATCTGGTTAAAACATTTACCGAAAAACCAAGCGAGGAGTTAGCAGAAGTATTTGTTAAATCAGGAGAATTCCTCTGGAATTCGGGTATTTTCGTATGGAATTTACAAACAATTAAAGCTGAATTAGAGGTTCATCAGAAGGGGATATCCTCAATGTTCAGCAAAGGAAAGGGCACATACTATACTCCTGCCGAACAAGAATTTATAAAATCTGTTTACGAAGATTGCACGAGCATATCCATAGATTATGGAATAATGGAGAAAACGGAAAAAGCTATTGTTTATCCTGTTTCATTTGGATGGTCAGACTTGGGAACCTGGGATGCTTTGTATTCTGAGGCAGCAAAGGACAATTTCGGCAACCATATAGTTGGTGATGAGACAATGGTTTCAGATGTAAAGGAGTGTATAGTGGTGACACAAGAGAAGAATAAACTGGTTGTTTTAAAGGGGTTGGATGGGTATATGGTAATTAATACAGATGATGTGCTGCTGATTTGTCCAAGGGATGAGGCAGCTTTTAAAGGTATTTTAACAGATCTCCCTTTAAATGAATTTATGAAATATCAATAA
- the rpsS gene encoding 30S ribosomal protein S19, producing the protein MSRSLKKGPYIQAVLEKRVLAMNEAGKKEVIKTWSRASMISPDFVGHTIAVHNGNKFIPVYVTENMVGHKLGEFAPTRTFKGHSGNR; encoded by the coding sequence ATGAGTCGTTCATTAAAAAAAGGTCCTTACATTCAAGCCGTTCTCGAGAAGAGAGTATTGGCAATGAATGAAGCAGGCAAAAAAGAGGTTATCAAGACCTGGTCAAGAGCCAGCATGATTTCACCCGACTTTGTGGGCCACACCATTGCAGTTCATAACGGAAATAAGTTTATTCCGGTATATGTTACAGAGAATATGGTAGGACACAAGCTCGGCGAGTTCGCACCCACCAGAACCTTTAAGGGGCACTCTGGTAATCGCTAA
- a CDS encoding S41 family peptidase, whose protein sequence is MKKIFLLVLSAIAGIAANAQSLYFASRPSLSPDGSEVFFSWSGDIFRVPNQGGLALRMISMSGIETSPLVSPDGKNLAFASNETGNYNVYIVPLSGGSVKQLTFHDGSDIPVSWSSDSKKIYFESNRYNSVSVYSVLIEGGTPERLFQNYFNTISALVENPVSGEFYFTESAESYRFATRRGYKGEHNANIISWNPSKSEYREVTNWIGKDQWPMVDIAGNLYYVSDERGGNDNIVKQEGDKRVFLTNYKESVQYPSISRDGSKIVFLKGYEINILDVKSGSVNKPVIRIADSKKTNDQNFKVEIPEDAAISPDGKKLAFVFRGLLFVSDSKGNFIRKIETSDEERVSEVVWAKDNKSLFYTRTNKGYYNIFKKRADTLSVEKPIYSASEGARSLTLSPKGDKIAFISGKRSIMVLDTEKESVEKISDQEFWAYQGYSMNFSSDQKHLAFTAMNMFELDIYIYSFEDKKVLNLTNSAVSESDPVFTPDGKFMYITTNRFSSSYPRGASPMLYRLELEKVKRPQEGEEFDKLFGKGGAKKDSSVVVNQNYIQRRFNQVVRGGVQNSPFIFTLKDKSWLLFGSSHEGSGAIYIQELKDWDQKPPKKLAGVTSAGKYITNGKDLFIIGRDGLFKIDAAAASATKIEIAANFTKNISSEFRQMFYEVWATLEENFYDEKFHGVDWMAKRDYYSEFLPYAGTRDDVRTLINDMLNELNSSHMGFSSAGKEEELQIRSASAVTGIMFKEGDPYIVDRIIPGSPSDYSGNPVKSGDKLVAVNGIKIDKKVNRESYFVSPTPQKEIVLRFARGGSSASLKEEYDIRLHTVSTAALRSLLYTEWEDNNREYVDEASKGKLAYVHMRDMSSGSLENFLIDMNTYAVHKEGLILDLRFNNGGNVHNEVIEFLSQKRHFNWKYREGAISTHPHVTPGDKPIVVLINERSLSDAEVTSNGIKELSIAKLVGTETYRWIIFTSGVRLVDGSSVRLPAWGCYTLDGKNMEATGVKPDISIRNTFRDRLESKDPQLERAIKELLPL, encoded by the coding sequence ATGAAAAAAATATTTCTCCTTGTGCTATCTGCAATTGCAGGAATAGCTGCGAATGCACAAAGTCTTTACTTTGCCTCTCGCCCCTCTCTCTCTCCGGATGGATCTGAAGTTTTCTTTTCCTGGTCTGGTGATATATTTAGAGTTCCTAATCAAGGGGGGTTGGCTTTAAGGATGATATCAATGTCAGGCATTGAAACATCTCCGCTTGTATCTCCTGATGGGAAGAATCTAGCCTTTGCGTCAAACGAAACAGGAAACTATAATGTATATATAGTTCCACTTTCAGGAGGGAGTGTAAAGCAGCTTACTTTCCACGATGGTTCTGACATACCTGTATCCTGGTCTTCAGATTCAAAAAAAATATATTTTGAATCAAACAGATACAACTCTGTTAGTGTATATTCTGTTTTAATAGAGGGAGGAACCCCTGAAAGACTTTTTCAAAACTACTTTAATACAATTTCTGCATTGGTTGAAAATCCTGTATCGGGTGAGTTTTACTTTACAGAGTCTGCAGAGAGTTATAGATTTGCCACCAGAAGAGGTTATAAAGGAGAGCATAATGCAAATATAATCTCATGGAACCCATCAAAAAGCGAATACAGGGAGGTGACAAACTGGATTGGGAAGGATCAGTGGCCTATGGTTGACATAGCAGGAAATTTATACTATGTTTCTGATGAAAGGGGTGGTAATGATAATATTGTAAAGCAAGAGGGTGATAAAAGGGTCTTCCTGACAAATTATAAAGAGTCAGTTCAATATCCATCAATTAGCAGAGATGGTTCAAAAATTGTTTTTTTGAAGGGATATGAGATCAATATTCTGGATGTTAAAAGCGGTTCGGTAAATAAGCCCGTAATTCGTATAGCTGATTCTAAAAAAACTAATGATCAGAACTTTAAGGTTGAGATACCTGAGGATGCAGCAATCTCCCCGGATGGTAAGAAACTGGCATTTGTCTTCAGAGGGTTGCTGTTTGTAAGTGATTCTAAAGGGAATTTTATAAGAAAAATTGAGACATCTGATGAGGAGCGGGTCTCAGAAGTAGTTTGGGCAAAGGATAATAAAAGCCTTTTTTACACAAGGACAAACAAAGGATATTATAATATTTTTAAAAAGAGGGCAGATACACTCTCTGTTGAAAAACCAATTTATTCTGCCAGTGAAGGGGCCAGAAGTCTTACATTATCCCCTAAAGGAGACAAGATAGCTTTTATAAGCGGGAAAAGAAGTATAATGGTTCTGGACACAGAGAAGGAGAGTGTTGAAAAGATCTCAGACCAGGAGTTTTGGGCCTACCAGGGATACAGCATGAATTTTTCATCTGATCAAAAACATCTGGCATTCACAGCAATGAATATGTTTGAGTTGGATATATACATATATTCATTTGAAGATAAAAAGGTACTTAACCTTACAAATTCCGCTGTTTCTGAGAGTGATCCTGTGTTTACCCCGGATGGTAAGTTTATGTATATTACAACAAACAGGTTCTCCTCCTCTTATCCAAGGGGCGCCTCTCCAATGTTATACAGGTTGGAGCTTGAGAAGGTAAAGAGACCGCAGGAGGGAGAGGAGTTTGATAAGTTATTTGGCAAGGGGGGAGCGAAAAAAGATTCATCTGTGGTTGTTAATCAGAATTATATTCAAAGAAGATTTAATCAGGTAGTAAGGGGGGGAGTTCAAAACTCTCCGTTCATATTTACTCTGAAAGATAAAAGCTGGCTTCTCTTTGGTTCCAGCCACGAAGGATCAGGTGCAATTTATATTCAGGAACTAAAGGATTGGGACCAGAAACCGCCAAAAAAACTGGCTGGAGTTACATCTGCCGGAAAATATATAACAAATGGTAAAGATTTGTTTATTATTGGCAGGGATGGCCTGTTTAAAATTGATGCTGCTGCTGCTTCAGCAACCAAGATTGAGATCGCTGCAAATTTTACAAAGAATATTTCGTCTGAGTTCAGGCAGATGTTTTATGAAGTTTGGGCAACTCTGGAAGAGAATTTCTACGATGAAAAATTCCATGGGGTTGACTGGATGGCAAAAAGAGATTATTACTCTGAATTCCTTCCATATGCCGGGACCAGGGACGATGTAAGAACACTTATTAATGATATGTTAAATGAGCTTAACTCATCTCATATGGGCTTTAGTTCAGCTGGAAAGGAGGAGGAGCTTCAGATAAGGAGCGCGTCTGCTGTAACAGGTATAATGTTTAAAGAGGGCGATCCATACATTGTTGACAGGATTATTCCGGGATCTCCATCTGATTACTCAGGTAATCCTGTAAAATCAGGGGACAAACTTGTTGCAGTTAACGGCATAAAGATTGATAAGAAAGTCAACAGAGAGAGTTATTTTGTCTCTCCAACTCCTCAGAAAGAGATAGTTCTCAGGTTTGCCAGAGGCGGCTCATCGGCCTCATTAAAAGAGGAGTATGATATAAGACTCCATACTGTATCTACTGCTGCTTTAAGAAGTCTTCTTTACACAGAGTGGGAGGACAATAACAGAGAGTATGTAGATGAAGCATCTAAAGGGAAGCTTGCATATGTTCATATGAGAGATATGTCTTCCGGCTCACTGGAAAACTTTCTTATAGACATGAATACATATGCTGTTCACAAGGAAGGATTGATTCTTGACCTGAGATTTAACAATGGTGGGAATGTGCATAACGAGGTTATAGAATTTCTCTCTCAGAAAAGACATTTTAACTGGAAGTACAGAGAGGGGGCAATATCTACCCATCCACATGTAACACCAGGTGATAAGCCTATAGTGGTTCTTATTAATGAGAGAAGCCTCAGCGATGCAGAGGTAACTTCAAATGGTATTAAGGAGTTGTCAATTGCTAAACTTGTTGGGACTGAAACCTACAGGTGGATAATATTTACATCTGGAGTAAGGCTTGTAGATGGATCTTCCGTGAGGTTACCTGCCTGGGGTTGTTACACACTGGACGGAAAAAATATGGAGGCTACCGGGGTGAAGCCGGATATAAGTATACGAAATACTTTCAGAGACAGATTGGAGTCAAAAGACCCGCAACTTGAAAGGGCAATAAAAGAATTATTACCTTTGTAG
- the rplD gene encoding 50S ribosomal protein L4, with the protein MELSVYKIDGSESGKKVTLDSGIFGIEPNDHAIYLDVKQYLANQRQGTHKTKEKWEVAYSTKKIVRQKGSGGARHGSIKSPTFVGGGRAFGPQPRDYSFKLNKKLKQLARFSALSYKVKESALTIVESFDLEAPKTKEMIKIVKNLKVNDRKILFVLPENSENIYMSSRNLQNVKVITVNEISTYDLVNSTSVVFVDGVQDILQAQYGRK; encoded by the coding sequence ATGGAATTATCAGTTTACAAAATAGATGGATCTGAGTCAGGCAAGAAGGTGACTCTTGATTCCGGTATCTTTGGCATAGAGCCGAATGATCACGCTATTTACCTTGATGTAAAGCAGTATCTTGCAAATCAGCGTCAGGGTACACACAAAACCAAGGAGAAATGGGAAGTTGCTTACAGTACAAAAAAGATTGTAAGACAGAAAGGCTCTGGCGGCGCCCGTCACGGCAGCATTAAGTCTCCAACATTTGTTGGGGGTGGCAGAGCTTTTGGACCTCAGCCCAGAGACTATAGTTTCAAATTGAATAAGAAACTTAAACAGCTGGCAAGATTCTCCGCACTTTCATATAAAGTGAAAGAGAGTGCTCTTACCATTGTAGAGTCATTCGATCTGGAGGCTCCAAAGACTAAAGAGATGATTAAAATTGTTAAGAACCTTAAGGTAAATGACAGAAAAATTCTCTTTGTGCTTCCTGAAAACTCTGAGAATATTTATATGTCTTCACGAAACCTGCAAAATGTAAAGGTTATCACTGTAAACGAAATCAGCACTTATGACCTGGTTAATTCAACCAGTGTAGTGTTTGTTGATGGCGTTCAGGATATTCTGCAGGCACAGTACGGACGCAAATAA
- the rplB gene encoding 50S ribosomal protein L2 produces MAIRKFKPATPGTRHKAISAFDEITCSTPEKSLLQPLRKSGGRNGQGKMTMRYIGGGHKRMYRVIDFLRDKDNFTATVKTIEYDPNRSARIALVVYGDGEKRYILAPNGIKVGQVISSGPGVAPELGNTLILSEIPLGTLVHNIELRPGQGAAMARSAGAYAQLLAREGDHAILKLPSGETRMVLTACRATVGTVSNPDHNLESDGKAGRKRWMGRRPRTRGVVMNPVDHPMGGGEGRASGGHPRSRKGIPAKGYKTRNPKKTTKKFIIERRKK; encoded by the coding sequence ATGGCAATACGCAAATTCAAACCGGCTACACCCGGTACAAGACATAAGGCTATAAGCGCATTTGACGAGATTACCTGTTCTACTCCTGAGAAATCACTCCTTCAGCCACTGCGTAAAAGCGGTGGTCGTAACGGACAGGGCAAAATGACAATGCGCTATATTGGTGGTGGTCACAAAAGGATGTATCGTGTTATCGACTTCCTTCGTGATAAGGACAATTTTACAGCCACTGTAAAGACTATTGAATATGATCCAAACAGAAGTGCAAGGATTGCACTTGTTGTTTACGGAGACGGAGAAAAACGCTATATTTTAGCTCCTAACGGAATTAAAGTTGGTCAGGTGATTTCATCGGGTCCCGGAGTAGCTCCGGAGCTTGGTAACACTCTAATTCTCTCAGAAATTCCACTTGGTACACTTGTTCATAACATAGAACTTCGTCCCGGTCAGGGTGCCGCAATGGCAAGAAGTGCAGGAGCATACGCTCAGCTGCTGGCTCGCGAAGGTGACCACGCAATCCTTAAGCTCCCTTCAGGAGAGACAAGGATGGTTCTCACCGCTTGTCGCGCTACTGTTGGAACAGTGTCCAATCCAGATCATAATCTGGAATCGGATGGTAAAGCCGGCCGTAAGCGCTGGATGGGTCGCAGACCACGAACCCGTGGTGTTGTGATGAATCCGGTAGATCACCCTATGGGTGGTGGTGAAGGCAGGGCATCCGGAGGACACCCTCGTTCAAGAAAAGGTATTCCAGCAAAGGGCTACAAGACACGTAATCCTAAGAAGACTACCAAAAAATTCATTATTGAAAGAAGGAAAAAATAA
- a CDS encoding arginine deiminase family protein, translating to MASAPLTIEVQSEIGKLDAVLLHSPGAEVENMTPRNAQRALYSDILNLSIAQKEYEQVSGVLNKVAKTYQIRDLLIKILDNHAEREALIGKICVTENVTDYFEYLMDMSSKNLAAVLIEGLPAKINTLTAYLKDDYYALLPLYNFYFTRDASVSIGNRALICKMASKVRMRESLITEAIFRNPQFFDCNLLNAHDFQPGNDEIFMEGGDILIAREDILIIGNGMRTSSLGIDQLINRLCRSTSQDKWHVIVQQLPDSPESFIHLDMVFTFLDVDKAMVFEPLILNDNQYQTVHMTIEGGRVTKIKTVNNILSVLKKLGMELEPVICGGNADEWNQEREQWHSGANFFAFAPGKVMSYARNIHTLNELSKMDFEIIPAWDIVNGKRDLSKTGQCVVTIDGSELPRGGGGARCMTMPLRRQSVNWPK from the coding sequence ATGGCAAGCGCACCGTTAACAATTGAGGTTCAGTCTGAAATAGGTAAATTGGATGCTGTTCTTCTTCACTCTCCCGGAGCTGAGGTTGAGAATATGACACCCAGAAATGCTCAAAGAGCTCTTTACAGCGATATTCTAAATCTTTCAATTGCACAAAAAGAGTACGAGCAGGTTTCCGGGGTGTTGAACAAGGTTGCTAAAACCTATCAGATTAGAGATCTTCTTATTAAGATTCTTGATAATCACGCGGAGAGAGAGGCACTTATTGGCAAGATTTGCGTAACAGAAAATGTTACTGACTATTTTGAATATCTGATGGATATGTCTTCAAAAAATCTTGCTGCTGTTCTTATTGAGGGCCTTCCTGCAAAGATAAACACCCTTACTGCATATCTCAAGGATGATTATTATGCATTGCTGCCATTGTATAACTTCTATTTTACCAGAGATGCCTCTGTCTCTATCGGGAACAGGGCATTAATTTGTAAGATGGCAAGCAAGGTAAGGATGAGGGAATCGCTCATAACAGAAGCTATTTTTAGAAATCCTCAGTTTTTTGATTGTAATTTGCTGAATGCTCACGATTTTCAGCCGGGCAATGATGAAATATTTATGGAGGGGGGAGATATTTTAATAGCAAGAGAAGATATATTAATTATTGGTAACGGAATGAGAACAAGTAGTCTTGGAATTGATCAGCTGATAAACAGATTATGCAGATCAACCAGTCAGGATAAATGGCATGTTATTGTTCAGCAGCTACCGGACTCACCTGAGTCGTTTATCCATCTTGATATGGTTTTTACATTTCTTGATGTAGACAAGGCAATGGTTTTTGAACCTTTAATATTAAATGATAACCAGTATCAAACTGTTCATATGACTATTGAGGGTGGCAGGGTTACAAAGATAAAAACGGTTAATAACATTCTCTCTGTACTTAAAAAATTAGGAATGGAGCTGGAGCCTGTCATTTGCGGTGGAAATGCAGATGAGTGGAATCAGGAGAGAGAGCAGTGGCATAGTGGTGCAAACTTCTTTGCCTTTGCTCCGGGAAAGGTTATGTCATATGCAAGGAATATTCATACGCTTAATGAATTAAGCAAAATGGATTTTGAAATTATCCCTGCCTGGGATATTGTAAATGGGAAAAGGGATTTATCCAAAACGGGACAATGCGTTGTTACGATAGATGGCTCTGAGCTTCCCCGGGGAGGTGGTGGTGCCAGGTGTATGACAATGCCTCTTAGAAGACAATCTGTTAACTGGCCAAAATAA
- the rplC gene encoding 50S ribosomal protein L3 — translation MPGLIGKKIGMTSVFGADGKNIPCTVIEAGPCVVTQIRTEEKDGYAAVQLAYDEKKEKHTSGGLKGHFKKADTTPKRKIVEFPMDFTRDLQLGDTVTVSDVFVKDPLEWVDVVGISKGKGFQGVVKRHGFAGVGGATHGQHNRLRAPGSMGASSWPSRVFKGKRLAGRMGGDKVKIVNLKVIKVIPENNLLIVKGSVPGAKGSYVIVED, via the coding sequence ATGCCTGGATTAATTGGAAAGAAAATCGGAATGACATCCGTTTTCGGTGCCGATGGAAAAAACATTCCATGCACCGTTATTGAGGCTGGTCCGTGTGTTGTTACGCAAATTCGTACAGAAGAGAAAGATGGTTATGCCGCTGTACAGCTTGCCTATGACGAAAAGAAAGAAAAACACACCAGCGGAGGGCTTAAGGGCCATTTCAAAAAGGCAGACACCACACCTAAAAGAAAAATTGTTGAATTCCCTATGGATTTCACAAGAGATCTTCAGTTAGGTGATACCGTCACCGTTTCAGACGTATTCGTTAAGGATCCTCTGGAGTGGGTAGATGTAGTAGGAATATCTAAGGGTAAGGGATTTCAGGGTGTTGTGAAACGCCATGGATTCGCCGGAGTAGGCGGCGCAACTCACGGTCAGCACAACAGACTTCGTGCTCCGGGATCAATGGGTGCCTCTTCCTGGCCTTCTAGAGTATTTAAAGGTAAGAGACTGGCCGGCCGTATGGGCGGTGACAAGGTAAAAATCGTGAACCTCAAAGTTATTAAGGTTATTCCTGAGAATAATCTTCTTATTGTAAAGGGATCTGTTCCCGGAGCAAAAGGTTCTTATGTAATCGTGGAGGATTAA
- a CDS encoding MarC family protein produces the protein MNMNFSIKEIFSAFIVMFAVIDILGSVPIIIGMKEKKKSFSPLNAAVISFAILVAFLFVGQAMLGLFGVDISSFAVAGALVLLVLAIEMIFGIQIFKDDGPTDSATIVPIVFPLIAGAASFTTLLSLRAEYAVENIIISLFINILIVYLVLSNLDLISKKIGKGGIYVMRKFFGIILLAIAVKLIVSNLHTLLS, from the coding sequence ATTAATATGAATTTCAGCATAAAAGAGATCTTTAGTGCATTCATTGTTATGTTTGCAGTTATTGATATTTTAGGTTCCGTGCCAATAATAATTGGAATGAAGGAGAAGAAGAAGAGCTTTAGCCCGCTTAATGCAGCTGTAATCTCATTTGCAATTCTTGTTGCATTTCTTTTTGTGGGTCAGGCTATGCTGGGCCTTTTTGGGGTAGATATTTCATCATTTGCAGTTGCTGGTGCTCTGGTGCTTCTTGTTCTTGCAATTGAGATGATATTTGGTATTCAGATTTTCAAAGATGACGGGCCAACAGATTCGGCAACAATTGTCCCTATAGTTTTTCCATTGATTGCTGGAGCAGCATCATTCACCACGCTCTTGTCACTTAGGGCAGAATATGCTGTTGAAAATATTATTATTTCCTTATTTATAAATATCCTTATTGTATATCTGGTGCTTAGTAATCTTGATTTAATATCAAAGAAGATAGGTAAGGGAGGAATTTATGTAATGAGAAAGTTCTTTGGAATAATTCTGCTTGCGATTGCTGTGAAACTAATAGTGTCAAATTTACATACTCTATTATCTTAA
- the rplW gene encoding 50S ribosomal protein L23, protein MGILIKPIVTEKMTIQGEKLNRYAFEVDREANKIEIKAAVEEMYGVKVLDVNTVNYHGKKKSRFTKAGLLSGRANHFKKAYVTLAGEDKIDFYSNI, encoded by the coding sequence ATGGGAATATTAATTAAGCCTATAGTAACAGAAAAAATGACGATTCAAGGCGAAAAGTTGAATCGTTACGCATTTGAGGTTGACCGCGAAGCAAATAAGATTGAGATCAAAGCTGCGGTTGAGGAGATGTATGGTGTAAAGGTATTGGATGTAAATACCGTTAATTACCACGGAAAAAAGAAAAGCCGCTTTACAAAGGCGGGATTATTGTCTGGTCGCGCAAACCACTTTAAAAAGGCATATGTGACCCTGGCAGGTGAAGATAAGATTGATTTCTACAGTAACATTTAA
- the pheS gene encoding phenylalanine--tRNA ligase subunit alpha: protein MKERIDKLLAEVEQLAAKREQEIEEIRVRLLGKKGSITQLFEEFRNVLPEQKKELGQVLNTLKVAASNKIDQLRQMLDESLESEGADFDLTKPGDALDLGSRHPISITRREILSIFSKYGYEVAEGPEIEDDWHVFGALNFPPEHPARDMQDTFFITEGDNPVLLRTHTSSAQVRAMEKMPLPIRIVCPGRVFRNEAISARAHCIFHQVEGLYIDKDVSFADLKQAVLLFAREMFGENAQIRLRPSYFPFTEPSAEVDVSCNICGGKGCNICKGTGWLEIMGCGMVDPNVLEANGIDSTQYSGFAFGMGIERIAMLKWQVKDLRHYFENDLRFLKQFENVV, encoded by the coding sequence ATGAAAGAGAGAATTGATAAGCTCCTGGCCGAGGTGGAACAACTGGCGGCTAAGAGAGAGCAGGAGATTGAAGAGATAAGAGTTAGACTCCTTGGAAAGAAGGGTTCAATTACACAACTTTTTGAGGAGTTCAGAAATGTTCTTCCTGAACAAAAAAAGGAGCTCGGGCAGGTGTTGAACACTTTAAAGGTTGCTGCCTCCAATAAAATTGATCAGCTGAGACAAATGCTGGATGAAAGTTTAGAAAGCGAGGGGGCAGACTTTGATTTGACTAAACCGGGAGATGCTTTGGATCTTGGATCAAGACATCCTATATCCATTACCAGAAGGGAGATTCTTTCAATTTTCAGTAAATATGGATACGAGGTTGCTGAAGGACCTGAAATTGAAGATGACTGGCATGTTTTCGGAGCCCTTAATTTCCCTCCTGAACACCCTGCAAGAGATATGCAGGATACCTTCTTTATAACGGAAGGGGATAATCCTGTGCTTTTAAGAACACATACCAGCTCGGCACAGGTCAGGGCAATGGAAAAAATGCCTCTTCCAATTAGAATTGTTTGTCCGGGCAGGGTCTTCAGAAATGAGGCTATATCTGCCAGAGCGCACTGTATTTTTCATCAGGTAGAGGGGCTGTACATTGATAAAGATGTTTCGTTTGCGGATCTTAAGCAGGCCGTGTTACTGTTTGCCAGAGAGATGTTCGGAGAGAATGCCCAGATCAGGTTAAGGCCCTCTTATTTTCCGTTTACTGAGCCGAGCGCAGAGGTTGATGTAAGTTGCAATATTTGTGGTGGAAAGGGGTGTAATATTTGTAAGGGTACAGGATGGCTTGAGATTATGGGATGCGGGATGGTAGACCCTAATGTTTTAGAGGCAAATGGAATAGATAGCACTCAATATAGTGGATTTGCATTTGGAATGGGAATTGAGAGAATTGCAATGCTTAAGTGGCAAGTTAAGGACCTCAGGCATTACTTTGAGAATGATTTAAGATTTCTTAAACAGTTTGAGAATGTAGTTTGA